DNA from Ignisphaera sp.:
ATCTAATTCGCTTAGAATATCGCTAACCCTTCTCTGTGTGACACTTTCAATCCCTATTTTTGTGCATAAGGACTTGTAGTGCGTATACACCTCTCCTGTTGTTGTTTTTCCATCGCTAGCTTTCGTAAGGTTTAGAATTGCTAGCAGGACAAGCTTGCTGTGCAAAGGCATAGTTGATATGACCTCGCCTGCTCTATCAACCTCTATTTCTCTTAGAGCCTTATATACATGCTCCGCCAAAACCTTTTCACTTCCTTCTCTCTCAGCTATCTCTCCAGCAACTCTCAGTAGATCAAGAGCTCTTCTAGCATCTCCATGTTCTCTGGCAGCCAATGCTGCGCATAGACTGATAACAGATTTGTCTATAGCATCTTGTTTGAATGCTATTTTTGCTCGCCTGGTAAGTATGTCTTCTAATTGCATTGCGTTGTAAGGCGGAAAAACAAGTTCTACTTCGCCTAGGCTACTTCTAACCCTCGGGTCAATGTCTTCAACTAGCTTCAAATCATTTGTTATTCCAATTATAGCTATTTTTGAGTTGGCCAGCTCGTCGCTGCTTCTGGTCAATCTATATAGTATCTCATCACCGCTTCTCTTTATCAAGAAATCAATTTCATCGAGTACAGCAATCATTATAGATGACCTAGAATCCAAAACCTTTAGAAATCTTCTATATGCTTCTGCAGTAGATATTCCAGTGAATGGCAACTTCAATCCTATGCATTCAGCAAGCTTAACTACAACCCTATATGTTGTGTCATCTTGTCTAGTGTTGACATAGCATGGAATGATGTCTACGCCAAGCTCAATGGACTTCCCATACAACCTCTTCAAAACATATTTAGTCACAGCAGTTTTGCCCGTGCCTGTCAGCCCATAGATAAACACATTGCTAGGCTTGGAACCCTTCAATGCTGGTGCAATTATCGAACCCAGCTTAGCTATTTGCTCTTCTCTATGAGGAAGTTCGTCAGGTATATACTCTGGTCTCAGAACATCTCTATTAACAAATACAGTAGATCTAAGCGTATTCACAAAAATCTTGTCAAGCAAATCATTCACAGCTTCACTCATAATCCTCAATCACGCTACACAAGCTTTGCATATAAAAAATAAATAATCTGTTAATATAATTAAATAGTTGAAAACAGCTTTTTAAGCTGGCAACTACAAAATATTTATGTTTTTGGTAAACAAGCTGGGCCGGTAGCTCAGCTGGAAGAGCGCTCGGTTCGCACCCGAGAGGTCCCGGGTTCGAATCCCGGCCGGTCCACCAAAACATAATTTTGAATTTTGCGATGGAATTGGTTGCATAAAGTATGTTGGATTGTCTAATCAGAAATTGCATTATATCTTAGATGGTAGAAGACTTAAAAAGAAAGGTTGGATTACAACAAAATTGTTGTGCTATCAAAAAAAATTGCTTTATAATTTTATAAGCCGAATAGTATTAGCGGTATTATTACTGATGATGACACCGCCATTACTTTGATCATAATGTTTATTGCTGGTCCAGCAGCATCTTTTAGCGGGTCTCCAACAGTATCTCCTACAACTGCTGCTTTATGCGTCTCTGTTCCCTTTCCTCCGAAGTTTCCTGTCTCTATGAACTTCTTTGCGTTGTCCCAGGTGTTTCCGACGTTTCCTTGGAATAGGCCAAGCAGTAGTCCAGAGCCTATAGAACCAGTTAATAATCCTCCAAGTATTGCCGCTCCCTTCCACATATCACCGCTTGCCGGCCCTACCAAGGCTATGATTATCGGCATTATTATTGCTAGCAACCCTGGCGCTATTAACCTTCTCAAAGCATAGAATGTGACTATCTGTACCGCTCTTTCATAGTCTGGTCTCTCCTTCCATTCTAGAATGCCTGGCTTCTCTCTAAACTGTCTTCTAATCTCATCGACAAGCTTTCCAGCAGCTGCTGTAACGGCTTGTATAACCATTGCAACGAATAGAGCTACTGCTACAACGCCTATTATTATCCCTCCTATGAAGTATGCTCCATATTCTGGATGCCCGGCATTGAATATCATTTGCATGACGGTGTCTACTCTAAGACCACTTCTACTCGATAAGACGCTTGCAAAACTGAAGAGTAATGCTAGTGCTGTTAGAGCTGCGGAGCCTATTGCATATCCCTTTGATATAGATTTCATGGTGTTTCCAGCAGAGTCAAGCATGTCTGCAAGTGACCTCACATCTTCTTCATAGCCTGCTTGCTCAGCTAGGCCTGCTGTATTGTCAACTATCGGGCCATATGCATCAGCTGCGACAACTATTGGGGCTGTGGCAAGCATCCCTGTTCCAGCTAGCGCAGCTGAGTATATTCCTGCCAACAGCTTTTCTGATGTGCTTAGTGCAGAGCCTATGGCGTAGGATCCTACGGCTGCTAACGCTATTGCAACGCTAGGTATGAATGTGCTGTAGAACCCCATGGATAAGCCACTTAGAATTGTTAGCGCTGGCCCGAACTGCGAGTTTTGAGCAACGATTTTGACCGGTCTGTACATTGGCGAGGTGAAGTAGTCTGAGGTGAACCCAACTATAGCACCAGCGACTAGCCCCAGCACCCCCACTATGAATGCTGGTGAAATAGATGGTGCTAAAGCATAGGTGATTATACCGTTTATCACAGCTGCACCAACTATAGATAGAATAGATGTTGTTGTCAACGTTCTTCCGGGCTGTTTGAATGGTGATATTGAGACGAATTGTGCTATTACTATTGATGCTAGAAGAGCTGTTGCGCTAAATAGAACTGGGTATGCCACTAAATCAAGATTTCCAAGCACAGCCGCTATAGCCATTGGCGCTATCATGCCCTCTACATATGATTCGAATAGGTCTGCACCCATTCCAGCACAGTCACCAACATTATCACCAACATTGTCTGCAATAACACCTGGGTTCCTAGGGTCATCTTCTGGTATCCCAACCTCAACCTTGCCAACAAGGTCTGCACCAACATCAGCAGCCTTGGTATATATGCCTCCGCCAACTCTAGCAAAGAGCGCTGCCGTGCTAGCGCCGAAGGCGTAGCCCAGCAGTATCTGAGTAACGTCTACAGGGTTTGAAAAACCGCCTAGTGCTATGAAAAGTCCTGCTGTGCCTAAGAGACCTATTCCACCAACTAGAAAACCTGTTACAGACCCCCCTCTAAATGCCAATGCTAGTGCATCTTTTAGTCCCCTTCTAGTAAGCGTGTTTAAAACCCTAATATTGCTGAGAACACCCATGAGCATGCCGACAATGCTAACTGTTGCAGAGCTCAACCCTCCAAGGAGATATGCTACACCAGTCCACAGCACTAAACTACTGCCGGTAACTATCCCCACAACTATCAAAATTATCGACACTATCGAGATTATAGAGAGTATTACAGTGTACTGAGCCTTTATATAGGCAATAGAGGCACTCTTTATATAACCATGTATCTGAGCAGCTCTCTTGCTTTTTTCATCGTCCTCCAAAATTTTATGCCTTGTTATATACAGTATCAAGCCAATAACATACAAAACACCTATTACTCCTGAGACCAATCCAAGCCACATACTTGTCTCAACTAGTGACATTGTTCACCATCCTACAATATTTATTAATGCGAGATCTGGTTGAGATTTTTCAATATTAAAACCTTGTTTATATACTTGTTTATATACAAGTATGCACTATATATAAAATGATTATAGGGTATATCAACACCATGACCTCTCATTTTGTAACAAGCTAGCTCCAATCCAATAAATGACAAACTCTTGATGTAGCAGACCAGGATTTAAACGCAACATCTTCTACTTGGCAAGTCGCCTAGCAAAGAAAGCGCTGATGAGATTCTCTGTATACAAAAGCACTGTTAAAGCCTGTTACCTAGAGCTCTCAGACAGGCTGTTGCAGATTTAACGATAGATTTAAATACTTTTGAATACCTCTAAATACTTGGTAAGCGATGGAGATTGTTTATTGTTTGTTTACTCCTCTGGATACGCCGTTGCTGCTGGAACTATTTTGAACCCTGTTTCTCTAGAGCCTACAACCTTTGTATTCACATCTATTACTAAGTAAGTCGTTTTGCTTGGTTGAATCTCTACACCTCCCCCAATTATCACAACAGTTATTTCACCTGGTGGCACTTCTGCGCTATAGTTTTTGTTAGCTATTGTAACTACTGCTTGAAGAATCCTAAATCTAATAAGATTGTATTTACCTGCTGGAAGACTTGCTTTCCCTACGACCCTACTCACATTTACAACATCCGCAAGATCTATTTCAC
Protein-coding regions in this window:
- a CDS encoding orc1/cdc6 family replication initiation protein is translated as MSEAVNDLLDKIFVNTLRSTVFVNRDVLRPEYIPDELPHREEQIAKLGSIIAPALKGSKPSNVFIYGLTGTGKTAVTKYVLKRLYGKSIELGVDIIPCYVNTRQDDTTYRVVVKLAECIGLKLPFTGISTAEAYRRFLKVLDSRSSIMIAVLDEIDFLIKRSGDEILYRLTRSSDELANSKIAIIGITNDLKLVEDIDPRVRSSLGEVELVFPPYNAMQLEDILTRRAKIAFKQDAIDKSVISLCAALAAREHGDARRALDLLRVAGEIAEREGSEKVLAEHVYKALREIEVDRAGEVISTMPLHSKLVLLAILNLTKASDGKTTTGEVYTHYKSLCTKIGIESVTQRRVSDILSELDMTGIITARVISRGRYGKTRVISLAVPEEVVVKALSEDPYVSQLLSGNR
- a CDS encoding sodium-translocating pyrophosphatase gives rise to the protein MSLVETSMWLGLVSGVIGVLYVIGLILYITRHKILEDDEKSKRAAQIHGYIKSASIAYIKAQYTVILSIISIVSIILIVVGIVTGSSLVLWTGVAYLLGGLSSATVSIVGMLMGVLSNIRVLNTLTRRGLKDALALAFRGGSVTGFLVGGIGLLGTAGLFIALGGFSNPVDVTQILLGYAFGASTAALFARVGGGIYTKAADVGADLVGKVEVGIPEDDPRNPGVIADNVGDNVGDCAGMGADLFESYVEGMIAPMAIAAVLGNLDLVAYPVLFSATALLASIVIAQFVSISPFKQPGRTLTTTSILSIVGAAVINGIITYALAPSISPAFIVGVLGLVAGAIVGFTSDYFTSPMYRPVKIVAQNSQFGPALTILSGLSMGFYSTFIPSVAIALAAVGSYAIGSALSTSEKLLAGIYSAALAGTGMLATAPIVVAADAYGPIVDNTAGLAEQAGYEEDVRSLADMLDSAGNTMKSISKGYAIGSAALTALALLFSFASVLSSRSGLRVDTVMQMIFNAGHPEYGAYFIGGIIIGVVAVALFVAMVIQAVTAAAGKLVDEIRRQFREKPGILEWKERPDYERAVQIVTFYALRRLIAPGLLAIIMPIIIALVGPASGDMWKGAAILGGLLTGSIGSGLLLGLFQGNVGNTWDNAKKFIETGNFGGKGTETHKAAVVGDTVGDPLKDAAGPAINIMIKVMAVSSSVIIPLILFGL
- a CDS encoding DUF4382 domain-containing protein, which translates into the protein MSMKMALLIVLLAIVALGLYLFYLRFTNYGTLVIKIVDPPREWGEATHVYIRYSEIAVHRADVGNESGWYEVATGSEIDLADVVNVSRVVGKASLPAGKYNLIRFRILQAVVTIANKNYSAEVPPGEITVVIIGGGVEIQPSKTTYLVIDVNTKVVGSRETGFKIVPAATAYPEE